The following nucleotide sequence is from Alkalihalobacillus sp. LMS39.
CAGGTGGAGTTGATATCATTGCCAAACTCGGATTCAAATATTTAGGCTGGAGTATGGGAAAAACGATGTTTATCTTTGACGCCGCTGTTATTGCTTCTTCTTTACTTTATTTAAACTATCGCGAAGCTATGTATACATTACTTGCTGTTTTTATCGCTGCCAAAGTGATTGATTTAATCCAACAAGGGGCTTATTCAGCCAAAGCTGCGTTTATTATCTCTGATCATGTTAGTGAAATTGCAGCGACGATTATGAATGAAATGGAACGTGGCGCCACCGTCCTTAAAGGAAAAGGAAGTTTTACAGGAGTAGAAAAAGAAGTGTTATACTGTGTTGTCGGGAGAAATGAACTCATTCGTTTAAAAGGCTTAATCGAAAAAATCGACCCTCATGCATTCGTAACCGTAAATGATGTTCAAGATGTCATCGGCGAAGGCTTCACATTAGATGAAAACAAAAAGCCATTACGGCAAACATAAGAAAAACGCGGGAGCGTCTTTTCTTTCAAGCGAAGTGCGAAGCCCTGCCCGCTTTTGACAGTGAACCCTAAGTGCTTTTCTTGGGGTGAAACGCGCAGGTGCGTAGCCTTCGCTCTTCTAGAATAAGCTTTCAAAGCTTCATTGCTATATCAAAATTTTTATACTCCCTTATAAAAGTATAGAGTTTTTGCCACAATACAGAACTTCAGACCCGCTACCGGGATGGGGGACACGCTTTCCGCAGGCGGGCGTTGAACTAACCGGCACGCCGGTGGATTTCAACTTGCCCTTCCCTCCTGCAGGAGTCGGCCCCCCATCCCGTCCGCTCTTTTTAGTGGGAAAACGAAATGAACTTCTCTTCAACAACTTATAAAAAAGTAATAAAGACCTAACTTGACTTTATGACATGTTTTAAATAAGCATAGTTTCGGTTGGAGAAGTCTAAAAGGTTTGAAAGAATTTCACTCTAAGCGAAAACTTATTTGTGATAAATCTCAAAAAACATGTAACTTATGAATTCGTCGTTTTCCATACCTGTGTATGCAACAGACAGAGCCATTGAGTATGCTTGAACTCTTTTCAAAAGGTTTTTCGATGCCTTTATCCAACTGCAACGAATGATAGCCTCATGTCGCACAAATAAACAGAAAAAAAATAACGTAAAACCGCCTTTGAGATTCATTTCTCAAAGGCGGTTTGTCTACTTTCTAAACTTCTTAAAAACAGCTTTTTAAGAAGTAATTTATTTCCTTAATCGTCTCCGCTCATTCCGATATAGATAAGAATAAAACGTAATAATTCAATGACAGCTACTACTGCTGCGGCAACATATGTTAATGCTGCTGCATCAAGTACTTTTTTCGTTTCTTTTTCTTCATGATTACGAATTATTCCACTTGATACCATTTGTTGCATAGCCCTACTACTTGCATTAAACTCTACAGGCAATGTGACAAGTTGGAATAAAACCGCAAAAGCCATAAACACAATCCCTAAAAGGATTAAGCCACTTGCTTGAAAAATAATCCCAGCTAGTAAAACAAAGAAAGAGAAATTTGACCCTAAATTCGCTACAGGTACAAGAGTGTGACGGAAGCGTAGAAATGCATATTCTTCTGCATCTTGAATCGCATGACCAACCTCATGGGCCGCAACAGCCCCACCAGCAACAGATGTCCCATAGTAATTTTCCTCGGATAAGCGGACAGCTTTCGCTCTTGGATCATAATGGTCCGTTAATTTTCCGCGAATCGGCTCGATAGTAACGTCGTATAATCCATTATCATCAAGTATTTTTCTAGCTACTTGTGCTCCTGTTAACCCATGAGCCGCACCAATGTTTGAGTACTTTTTATACGCACTTTTCACTTTCATTTGTGCCCATAACGGGATAATAAGAAGAATTGCAAAGTAGAAAATGTAAAAAATCATGTCGCAATATCACCTCGAAGACTTGTATTTACTTTTATTTTATTGAACCTCGTTTATAAAGTCAATCGATTTACTCGCCTTTGTTTACCTATTCTTTGACTTTCACTTTTTGCTTTTCTGCTTTGTATTTTTTAAAGCCAACATAAGAAAGTGATGTGAAAATCATTCCTCCTATCGTAAGCATTACCCATAATAAAGAAGGGTCTGCTCCGTCTTCTTGAATCCCATCATATAAAAGATGAAGTTCTTTTTCGATCACTTCTAATTGTGCGAGCTTTTGCTCATCTTGTAATAAATCTTGACGGTATTTTTCTAGGAAAGCAATATGCGATTGGATTCGTTGGAAGTTCTGTGGTTCTAAATCAATCATAATTGCCGGACGAATAACTTGATATTGACGTAAAAATTCATTGATCCGATGTTGTAATGCTTGATTATCTCCAGCTTCAGCGGTTTCTTTCATTTGATGAAAGGAATGAAACAGTGATTTTTCGGTATTTTTCCAAAGTGGTTTTCCATCTGTTACAAGTGCATCTACGACTAATCGAAATTCTGTCGCCCGTAAAATTCGTTCGTCTGTAGGAACCGATACACCAGTCACTGCTCCCTCTACTTGTTCAAAGGAATTGGTTACAATATGCAAATCACTCATCGTAAGATTTGAATTATTATAGCGGATAGATAAAAATTGTTCAGAAAAATACGTTAGCATTTTTTTTGCATCTTCGTATTTTTCTTGTTTCACAAGCTGCAACACTTTATCTGAAATATGGTTTAACTCATTCCATTTATCTTCATCAACCTCATTGTTTGCCATAGTCGCAGCTGGAAAACAAAACAACACAATGGCGATTACTACTAATACAAAACGACGCATTTTGGTCCCTCCTCTTCTTCTACTCTATCGTATGAAGCGATGGACAAGAGTAGACCAAAAAAAGGGACAAGGATTTAAGATTTTATATTCATAGTAAAGCGGTCGCCTCGAACACCAATCATATATACCGTAAAAATCGAAAATATGCTGAGCCAAAACGTAAAATAGCCAATATGATGAATATACGGAACAAGACTTGATGCAACCCATGGATACATTCCATATAAATAATCAATCATTTCATTATGTATAACCCATACTGACACAACAATGAGATGCCAACTCTTAATTCGATAAAACGGACCGTAAAGAACTGCTTGAATGGCCATTCCAAGATGAGACAAAATGAGCATGTAATTTTGCCAAGATAATGTCGAACCCATTATACCGGCACCTATATTCATCGCTACCGCCCATAAACCGTATTTAATTAATGTCACCGCAGCAAATGCTTCAAGCAAACCCCAATTTTTCCCTTTCAAAAACGCAAGCAATACAAATAAAAAAAACAAACTAGCTGTTGGGCTGTCTGGAACAAATATAAGAAATTGCGGCGGGGTAATCGCTAATTGCCCTTTATACCAATAATATCCATAAATTGTACCAAAGAAATTAATAATCAATAAACTGCTCAAAACCCAACGTTGCCGAAAAAATGAAAAAACGTTTGTCATTTTCTTTCCTTCCTTCATAAAGAAAAACGCGAGAGCGTCTGTTCATCTAGAATAACTTTCAAAACTTCACTGCTAGACCAAAACTTTTATGTTTTAAAAAAAGCTGACCGTTACCGAGTCAGCTTTTTGTCATATCTTATTCTTCTGGGTCAAACCCGTCGTTTTCGATGTACTTCGCAAGAGTTTCTAACTCTTCTTCTGTACCAGTAAACGTACCACCAGGCATTGCCCCACGACCATTAACAATGATGTCTTTAATTTCTTCAGCAGTTAAGCCTGTTTCAACAAGCGCATATCCGGCTGAACCACCTTCTAATTGATTACCATGACAACCAATACATGATTGGGTTGAGTAAATAGCATAGCCATTTGCATCTTCATCAATTTCATGCTCGACAATTGCCCCTTGTTGAGCAGCTGCTTCCCAGTCATGCTGGTCAACCGATTCCCATGTTAAGAAAATTGTCGCAATAACAGCTAATAACATAATACCAGTTGCGATAGGACGTTTCATTGGACGACGCTCTTTCCCAGTATCTAACCATGGTGCTAACATAAGTGCACCAAACGCTAAACCAGGCATAACAACGGCGCCGATAACAGTGTAATCACCCGCGGCAAACTGATACTTTAATAATTGGTATAAAAATAAGAAATACCAGTCAGGTAATGGAATATATCCAGCATCTGTAGGGTCAGCCATACGCTCAAGCGGCGCTGGATGTGCTACTGTTAAACAAAGATAACCCATTAAAAAGACCGCACCAACCATCCATTCTTTTAACAAGAAGTTAGGCCAAAACGCTTCTGTTTTCCCAGGGTATTCAGAATAATCTTTTGGGATGTTTTGTTTTTTCCTGTATTCAGGAGCAACAACACGAGAATCCCCTACAAACTTCATTCCTTTTCCACGATGCATCGATTTCCCTCCTTTTCTCCTGCCTTATCTTACAACGGACCAGAAATCCCTTGTTTACGAATCATATAAAAGTGAGCACCTAATAATCCTAAAAGAGCTCCTGGTAGGAAGAAGACGTGTATCGCAAAGAAACGAGCTAATGTGGAAGCCCCTATAACTTCTCCTCCAGCTAATAGTGTTTTTGCAAAGCCACCGACTACCGGAACACTTTCAGCAATTTGCAAACCTACAACTGTTGCAAAGTATGCTTTCATATCCCATGGTAATAAGTACCCTGTAAAACCTAAACCTAACATAACAAAGAAAATTAAAACTCCTACAACCCAGTTTAATTCACGAGGTTTTTTGTAAGAACCAGTGAAAAACACGCGTAATGTATGTAAGAACATCATTACAATAACTAAACTTGCACCCCAGTGATGCATTCCACGAACGATCACACCAAAGGCGACTTCATTTTGTAAATAAGATACAGATTGATAGGCGTTAATAATATCTGGAACATAGTACATTGTTAAAAACATTCCAGATAAAATTTGAATGACCGTAACAAAAAACGTCAGTCCACCAAAGCAATATACAAATGCTGAGAAATGGTGAGCTGGATTTACGTGTTCCGGCACTTCATGATCAGCAATATCTCGCCACATAGGCGTAATATCTAGACGCTCATCAACCCAGTCATAGATTTTTTGTAACATGAATTACGCCCCTCCTATACTTGTGGTCTTGGTCTTCCTAAATAAATGACTCCATCTCGCACTTCCAAATCATATTTGTGAAGTGGCTCGGTAGGAGGTGTATTTGGTACGTTCGTTCCATCTAACTCGAAACGCCCGAAATGACATGGGCAGAAAAATTGATTTTCATATTCTGGGTTAGTGTTCCAGTCAACCGTACAGCCTAAATGTGTACAAGTTGGTGATAATGCAACAATTTCTCCATCTTTTTCAAATACCCATGCTGCTTGAGTTACTTCAGAAGTATGCCAAGCATCAATTTGTTCAAACGAAAAATTAACACGCTGTGGCTCTGCTGTTACTTCTTCAGGTTTTAATTTAATTGGTACCATATCTGATTCTTCACCAACTTTTAATGCTGGATCTAAAGCAAAACGTGCCATTGGCATGACCATACCTGCAGCCATAAAGCCACCTACACCCATCAACGTGTATGTAAGGAATTGTCGTCTCGATACCTTATGGTCTTTCTCACTCACTCTCTTTCCCCCCCTACGTTGTCGTCCTCTTCGGACAAAATTCACACATTATATACTAGGACATACTTATGATAATATAATGTTTGCCAATGTGCAAGATAATATGAATTTTGTATGAATTTAGGCACAATATTTACATTATTTTACAATGATCAGTTGTTAACTTTGCCATTTCTTTGTAATGATAGGAATTAATTGCTTAATTTGGTCTGATACCGTTTCCATCTTATATTTCGAATCTAAATGCTCTAATGGAATCGTAGGCAACCAAATGAGCAACCCGCTTAATTGTTGCTCAACGGTACGCCACTCTGAATCAGATGTTAAAAATATCAAATGAGCTAGTCCATTTTCTTTTAAATGT
It contains:
- a CDS encoding YitT family protein; its protein translation is MPYHVHIKNIFFILLGSAILSFGLVYFNMENNLADGGFTGITLVLFFIFNFDPAVTNLLLNIPLFFIGWYILGRQTFVYTIIGTVSVSIFLFIFQRFRVTSIPLHDDLTLAALFAGVFIGVGLGIVFKYGGTTGGVDIIAKLGFKYLGWSMGKTMFIFDAAVIASSLLYLNYREAMYTLLAVFIAAKVIDLIQQGAYSAKAAFIISDHVSEIAATIMNEMERGATVLKGKGSFTGVEKEVLYCVVGRNELIRLKGLIEKIDPHAFVTVNDVQDVIGEGFTLDENKKPLRQT
- a CDS encoding zinc metallopeptidase, with the translated sequence MIFYIFYFAILLIIPLWAQMKVKSAYKKYSNIGAAHGLTGAQVARKILDDNGLYDVTIEPIRGKLTDHYDPRAKAVRLSEENYYGTSVAGGAVAAHEVGHAIQDAEEYAFLRFRHTLVPVANLGSNFSFFVLLAGIIFQASGLILLGIVFMAFAVLFQLVTLPVEFNASSRAMQQMVSSGIIRNHEEKETKKVLDAAALTYVAAAVVAVIELLRFILIYIGMSGDD
- the ypjB gene encoding sporulation protein YpjB, which translates into the protein MRRFVLVVIAIVLFCFPAATMANNEVDEDKWNELNHISDKVLQLVKQEKYEDAKKMLTYFSEQFLSIRYNNSNLTMSDLHIVTNSFEQVEGAVTGVSVPTDERILRATEFRLVVDALVTDGKPLWKNTEKSLFHSFHQMKETAEAGDNQALQHRINEFLRQYQVIRPAIMIDLEPQNFQRIQSHIAFLEKYRQDLLQDEQKLAQLEVIEKELHLLYDGIQEDGADPSLLWVMLTIGGMIFTSLSYVGFKKYKAEKQKVKVKE
- a CDS encoding DUF1405 domain-containing protein; translated protein: MTNVFSFFRQRWVLSSLLIINFFGTIYGYYWYKGQLAITPPQFLIFVPDSPTASLFFLFVLLAFLKGKNWGLLEAFAAVTLIKYGLWAVAMNIGAGIMGSTLSWQNYMLILSHLGMAIQAVLYGPFYRIKSWHLIVVSVWVIHNEMIDYLYGMYPWVASSLVPYIHHIGYFTFWLSIFSIFTVYMIGVRGDRFTMNIKS
- a CDS encoding menaquinol-cytochrome c reductase cytochrome b/c subunit; its protein translation is MHRGKGMKFVGDSRVVAPEYRKKQNIPKDYSEYPGKTEAFWPNFLLKEWMVGAVFLMGYLCLTVAHPAPLERMADPTDAGYIPLPDWYFLFLYQLLKYQFAAGDYTVIGAVVMPGLAFGALMLAPWLDTGKERRPMKRPIATGIMLLAVIATIFLTWESVDQHDWEAAAQQGAIVEHEIDEDANGYAIYSTQSCIGCHGNQLEGGSAGYALVETGLTAEEIKDIIVNGRGAMPGGTFTGTEEELETLAKYIENDGFDPEE
- the qcrB gene encoding menaquinol-cytochrome c reductase cytochrome b subunit, which codes for MLQKIYDWVDERLDITPMWRDIADHEVPEHVNPAHHFSAFVYCFGGLTFFVTVIQILSGMFLTMYYVPDIINAYQSVSYLQNEVAFGVIVRGMHHWGASLVIVMMFLHTLRVFFTGSYKKPRELNWVVGVLIFFVMLGLGFTGYLLPWDMKAYFATVVGLQIAESVPVVGGFAKTLLAGGEVIGASTLARFFAIHVFFLPGALLGLLGAHFYMIRKQGISGPL
- a CDS encoding ubiquinol-cytochrome c reductase iron-sulfur subunit, with product MGVGGFMAAGMVMPMARFALDPALKVGEESDMVPIKLKPEEVTAEPQRVNFSFEQIDAWHTSEVTQAAWVFEKDGEIVALSPTCTHLGCTVDWNTNPEYENQFFCPCHFGRFELDGTNVPNTPPTEPLHKYDLEVRDGVIYLGRPRPQV